Below is a genomic region from Balaenoptera acutorostrata chromosome 9, mBalAcu1.1, whole genome shotgun sequence.
acacaaaagaccccgaatagccaaagcaatcttgagaaagaaaaatggacctggaggaatcaggctcccggacttcagactgtactacaaagctacattaatcaagagagtatggtactggcacaaaaacagaaatatagatcaatggaacaggatagaaagcccagagataaacccatgcacatatggtcaccttatttttgataaaggaggcaagaatatacaatagagaaaagacagtctcttcaataagtggtgctgggaaaactggacggctacatataaaagaatgaaattagaacactccctaacaccatacacaaaaataaatgcaaaatggattaaagacctaaatgtaaggccagacactatcaaactcttagaggaaaacataggcagaacactttatgacataaatcacagcaagatcctttttgacccacctcctagagaaatggaaataaaaactaaaataaacaaatggcacctaatgaaacttaaaagcttttgcacagcaaaggaaaacataaacaagatgaaaagacaactctcagaataggagaaaatatttgcaaatgaagcaactgacaaagaattaatctccaaaatatacaagcagctcatgcagctcaatatcaaaaaaacaaacaacccaatccaaaaatgggcagaagacctaaatagacatttctccaaagaagatatacagattgccaaaaaacacatgaaaagatgctcaacatcactaatcattagagaaatacaaatcaaaactacaatgaggtatcacctcacaccggtcagagtagccatcatcaaaaaatctacaaacaataaatcctggagagggtgtggggaaaagcgaaccctcttgaactgttggtgggaatgtaaagtgatacagccactatggagaacagtatggaggttacttaaaaactaaaaatagaactaccatatgacccagcaatcccactactgggcgtataccctgagaaaaccataattcaaaaagaatcatgtaccacaatgttcactgcagcactatttacaatagccaggacatggaagcaacctaaatgttcatcgacagatgaatggataaagaagatgtgggacatatatacaatggaatattactcagccataaaaagaaacaaaattgagttatttgtagtgaggtagatggacctagagtctgtcatacagagtgaagtaagtcagaaagagaaaaacaaataccatatgctaacacatatatatggaatctaaaaaaaaaaaaaaatggttctgatgaacctagttgcagggcaggaataaacaggtagacatagaaaatggacttgaggacatggggcgggagggtgaagctggggcgaagtgagagtagcatggacatatatacactaccgaatgtaaaatagtccgttggtgggaagcagcagcatagcacagggagatcggctcagtgctttgcgatgacctagaggggtgggatagggaggatgggagggaggctcaagagggaggggatatggggacgtgtgtatgcatgtggctgattcGCTCTGTTGTGCAAgagaaactaacatagtattgtgaagcaattatactccaataaagatctttttaaaaatataaataaataaatctaatttttaaaaaaagttggcTTGGGGTCCAGTCGACAATTGCTTTTCACCATCATCATTAAATCGCTGATTGAACACTTGCTGAGCTCCCTGTACAGGCTCCCAGGACATTGCTTCATGAAGGCATCAGTAGAAGAGGATGCAGTTATTTCAGAGTAAAGAAGAAAGCTTGtttttctatttacaatagttctGACACCAAAGCAATTATCCTAGTCCCAAAATCTCTCAAAGCCAGTGGGCACCAAGGGTTGGGAGGTAGACGTAGCCTGGCCCAATGCAAGCATAAGGAGGTGAATTTTctgtaaagaattttaaaatagtaataaaactaACTAAAAGTCAATCTGATTTTTATCACATTGCATGACTATGCTAAACAGTGTTAGTGATATAATAACCctcaaagaaaaatcttttgttGGTCTAAGTTCTAAACAATTGATATGGTTACTgttgcattaaaataaaatacatgtaagcTTCAAactatcactttttaaaactaaTCCACTAAAACATTTTATTCCACATGCAAGTTAATTTGGAAAACTATCAGTTACATAGTCAGATTCGGccacatgtattatttttcatagtaTTGATAAATTCATAACAATTTGTGATCTTTCAAGCTCACTTCAGGCACATTTTGTACCTCCAACCCTTGTGGTAGAACACAGCCCTGCTTCtaaaactataaatttaaaatgaacagtCCTAGTtgtatgagatttttctttcctgagttgtttttgttttaaggtgAGGTTTCAGATGATATTAACCAGACACAAAAGTATCTACAAACAGCCAGAATATGCCTTGAACAACATACAGTAAGACACCAAGGTTTAAAATGGTTCCTTGAACATCAATCCTCAAAAACTGTAGAGAAAGCCATTAACTATGCACCAACAAAATGTAAAGAAACTGACATAGACAAAAAGAATTAAGTTTGAATACTGCCAGGAGAACAAACAAGAGATGATGATCTTGAAGCAGGAGACAGATGGGACCCCAGGGGCAAATGGTCAAAGTTCATTCCCTGTGGACCAATACTCCAAGACGGAAATAACAAGacaattgagagaggaggctgggccctgcccagatagaaggtaagagaccacatatttctcattcttggcGTCAGGAGACCTCTCCGACTACatatgcacagaaaggctccttggaggccGAAAGGGGAGTGATGCTAACTGATGCCAACTGATGCtcactacccataggcctcttcggtAGAATCTATCTTGGTTAAGAGATGCGTGTGCATACATGGGAAGATCCTGAGATACACCCAATATGGACTCTGAACCAGACAAACcaaaatgattggccaaaggaaacacagaagaaatgccccataaaagtgatttaAACTGCCACAAGGGCGCGGCTCTCTGAGCCcacccgtgtgtctatccacatgtactgtacttctttttttcctaataaatactttatttgtttcactactttccatctttgtggaaattttttttctgcaaagccatagggccagggccttgtaactgaccactggtctagtggctaggattcggcACTCTCACCACCGCGACCCGACCTCAATCACTGGCCGGTAActgaaaccctgcttcaagccgctgcaggccgaggccaccctaGATCAGCCTCacataaccaaaaaaataaatacgaaCAATGTTTGACGCTGTACATTTTGACCAAATGgacattccttttctttttttttttttattattattattttaattaattaatttatttatggctgtgttgggtcttcgtttctgtgcgagggctttctccagttgcggcaagcggagaccactcttcatcgcggtgcgcgggcccctcactatcgcggcccctcttgttgtggagcacaggctccagatgcgcaggctcagtaattgtggctcacgggcccagtcgctccgcggcatgtgggatcttcccagaccagggctcgaacccgtgtcccctgcattagcaggcagattctcaaccactgcgccaccagggaagcccgacattccTTTTCTAAAGCAATAGGTCAAATAACACCAGTGTCAATGTTCATTTTCTCTGACTTttgcaaagaagaaaatcttCCCAAGTTTTTACCAGTAGAAATTTATGATGAATTTTCTGATGACGATGTTACAGTGAAATGTGGAGATAACTGAAAGCTGCAAGAATCGATCCCAAAGAAACAAGACACAGACAGTATTGTAATTTCTGGAATTTATTGTGAAGTGTGGTTTGTATAAATTTCTGccaacatatacatatgtttaagACTTTTCCTATTTGCATGTATGTTGCTTCAGACAAAAgaaacttttcaaaattaaaattagcaAGAGGTGTTCTCTGGTCACCTAAGAGGAAGACAGAATGACAAATCTAAATATGCTTTCTAACAAACATGAATATGTGTCtagggcttctgtaacaaagtGTCACAAACAGAGCAGAAATTTACTGTCTTgtagttctgaaggctagaagtccaaaatcaaccTGTCAGCTAGGCCATGCATTCTCTGAAGgatctagggaagaatctgttccataTCTTGCTCTTAGCTTCTGATGTTTGCCAGAAATCCTTGGCTTGCAACTAGGcaactctaatctctgccttccCGGTCACATGGcattctgtgtgtctctgtctctccacaGGTGTTCTTTTTATAAGGCCATCAGAAACTTTGGATTAGGcacccaccctaatccagtatgacctcatcttaactaattacatctgcaaggaccctatttccaaataaagtcacatcaTGAGGTACTGGGTGAGGGAGATGCAGGCTATATGGGGGTGGGGTAGGTCTTAGCATATCTTTTTTGTGTGGCGGACATATCTGAATCCGTAACAAAGAGCAATTTTGACTAGGTCGTTGCAAATCGGCAGACACTAAGGCTCAAAACCAGAAACTATAATGTTCTGTTCATTACTTTAACACATAAATGCATAGGTATGGTTTTCccgttttaaaataaaaaaacacactgATGTAATTTAAAAGTATTAGCCCATTATTTTTCCTTGGAGTGTGGTAATTCTTCTAGAACCGGGATGATTATATGTACTTTCTGAACTAAAAATgccacctgccatatcagtaaacaaaggatgttgcagccatcagcCACTACAGCCACCCCGGACAGcacaccctgaggagactcaggatgagaaaacacaggatactggtccCAAATAGCTGAGGTGCAGATCaaaagaatgatttcagtgagcccagattcttgcatcgtctcatacatagaaaagcgctaaattccttaacctgagatgtctggttttcttttatgAACAGTAGTTTTTTGGTGCtccaactacctggtctttgctgcaaaaactcctatgtatcctgGTCCCcacgccaccccacccccaccccttgcctcttCAGAGCAGCCTCTCAAAGTTATCTGAGCTGCTGTGTCCccggcttaagtcctcagttttgtctgacaaataaaacataactctcaacttttatgttgtgctttttttcagtcaacaactTAAACCAAAGAAAATTTTCACCACCTGCGTTTCTTTCATATCATTGTTATCCCACTCATTTCACCATTACTACTGAAaacaatattctttttaaaatgatacgCTCAGGGTGCGGGACGCGCGGCGCctcagggagggcagggcagccAGCCTGAGGGACCAGGACCCCGCCAGGCACTTTCCCCTCAGGTACTCACTTTTCTAGCCGACACCAGGCGGACCTTGCCAGCGCCCTACCGGCCACAAGACGAATGACGCAGCACCAGAGAAACCAGACAGCCGGGTCACTCCACACCAGGGGGCGCCTGGTTCCCCGGCCGACAGGGAGCGTTCCCGGAGGCCAAACCCCACCAGGCTCGCTTCCCCTGGAAGAAGTCAACGCCCCTTCCCCGCCCTCCCCCAGGCTGCCAACGAGGCAGGCTCTGATACACATGCGCAAACACGTCCACCACGCACCAAGTATGGCGCATGCGTCCTCTAAGCTCCGCCTCTCCGCCTCATCTATCCTGGAGTTTCCAGTTCCGGCCTCACAGAGGCTGGAAGAAGTTGGGAACATGCGGCTGTCGGTCGCCGCTGCCATCTCTCACGGCCGCGTATTCCGCCGCCTGGGCCTTGGTCCCGAGTCCCGCATCCACCTGCTGCAGAACTTGCTCACGGGGCTGGTGCGACACGAACGCATCGAGGCGTCATGGGCACGCGTGGATGAGCTGAGGGGCTACGCGGAGAAGGTGAGGGGCGGGACCCTCTTGTTCCTCTCGCCGGTCTGGCCTGGGGAGGCGGGATCCGGCTGGAGTTGGGGAAGAATTGGGACCGCCCTGGTAAGCTGTGCCCGAAGGCTGATTCCCCTAATACAGTGAGCTGAACCTACTCCTCCGGCCCCTCTCATTGAAGACTGCTTAGGGCTGCGGAGTTAGAGGTTGCCTGAATTGGCGAGATGCTTTGCTAGTGTATGAAATGAGTAGATTGAAGTCCGGCATTTAAGGAGTAAGATTGACGGCCTCCTCTCTTGCTGGGGTTGGGTCAGTGATGTTATGTCCTCACAGCTCATCGACTGTGGGAAGCTGGGAGACACCAACGAACGAGCCATGCGCATGGCTGACTTCTGGCTCACGGTGAGTGCATCCTGTCTGCCTCCCAAATCTCATCCTTTGCTCCCTAAGTGGGAGGGGGTTGTTAGAGGAAAGGGAACTGGGCAGAATTAAGATAAGGCACAGGCTTATGGACAAATGTGAACTAAATTAGAGATCTGTGTCCTAAGTTGAATTCAGTGTGAATCTCAATCTGCACAACTGCCTGTAACTGATCCACTCTGTAATTTTGACTCTACCACATCAGAGGGTgagggaaggtgtgtgtgtgtgtgtgtgtgtgtgtgtgtgtgtgtgtgtgtgtgtgtgtgtgtgtgtgtttggaccCTACCTTTGGGAGTGCTGAAAGTTAAATGTCTCTGCGGTGGTGCCTGACTCTGCTGTCTCCTGGATAACTCTCCCCTTCCAGGAGAAAGACTTGATCCCAAAGCTGTTTCACGTACTGGTCCCTCGGTACCAAGGTCAGAATGGGGGCTACACGAGAATGCTGCAGATCCCAAATCGGAATAAGCAGGATCGGGCCAAGATGGCAGTGATCGAGTATAAAGGGAActgcctcccacccctgccccttcctCACAGAGACAGCAACCTCACACTCCTAAaccagctgcttcaggggctgcGGAAGGATCAGGAAGCAAGCACCCACAGCTCCCACACAGTTCAAACACCAGAGATTTAACTGGAGCCAAAGGGTATGTGGCCCTCATCAGTGCCCATGAT
It encodes:
- the MRPL17 gene encoding 39S ribosomal protein L17, mitochondrial, which codes for MRLSVAAAISHGRVFRRLGLGPESRIHLLQNLLTGLVRHERIEASWARVDELRGYAEKLIDCGKLGDTNERAMRMADFWLTEKDLIPKLFHVLVPRYQGQNGGYTRMLQIPNRNKQDRAKMAVIEYKGNCLPPLPLPHRDSNLTLLNQLLQGLRKDQEASTHSSHTVQTPEI